TGCCATAGCAATAAACGCAGTAGCAGCTGTTATAACTGGTGCAATCATAAAAATCGGTTTTACAGCACCCTGTGGAATAAAGTCCTCTTTAGTAAAAAGTTTGATACCGTCAGCCAATACCTGCAAAAGACCATATGGACCAACATGCATAGGTCCCAATCTTCGCTGCATAAATGCAAGTACCTTACGCTCTACATAGGTACCAAAACCGGCTAATGCCGAAAAGAGTCCTAAAACAATCAAGATCTTGATTATTGTCTCGATTACAAATGCCCCTTCCATCTTACACCTTTTGCAGTTTTACTTCTGTAAATCTATAGCCTTTAAATAAAGGCGCAATATCTATACTCTTATCAAAAGTCCCGATATATGCACCAGATCCAATTTTATCATCCAATGCTACTTCTACTGTTATGGTAATATCATCTTTTTGAATATTAACTTTATCACCCTCTTTCAGGTCAAATTCATGCAAAAATGTTTCACTTGCATACAACTTTCCGTGTTCTTGCAGCTGATGCGCTTTGTTCGTAAAAGGGCTAAACTGTAAAACAGGTTCACATCTATAGATTACTGTACCATTAAATTCTGGCAACTCCTCTATTGGCTCTGCATTTTTTCTTGATAGATTCACTTTTTGTATCTTTAATACATACCCTCTTTGCTCTGTCCCATCATTCAAAAACTCATTTGGCAAGTCATCAAATGCAACTTCTTGATACCCTTTTTCTTGCGGAAGCTCCTGGGTAAACTCTATTGTATACTCTTTATCACTCACTCCCAAAGCTCGTGCTATATCATTAAGTACATACCCCTCATATGGCAATGCAACATTTGTTGGTACTACTCGCTTATCGATATTTGTAAATGTACCCTCTTGTTGATTGAGTGCTGGCATATCAAGATCCCCATCTCCCAAAGCACTCAATGTAAAATCGCCTTTTATGTTATAGCCTATTGTATACTCCCCTGCCTCATCATCAAGTTCACATATTAATGCTACTCCCAAGCTATTTGTCTTTGGTGGTATAAGCATCACTTGAAAATCTGTAAATCTCTCTATTATCCCAGCCAACTTCGCTATATTCTCTGCCCTCGGATGAGTGTAGAGATCCTCGCCAAGAATGAGTGCAGCCTTTTCCTTTTTAGCAAGTACTTTTTTAAGTTTTTCCATAAGATCTTCAGGTGCATCAATCATTTCATAGAGTTTACTCACCTGATACTCAATCTTTTTCTTTACTTTTTTTGGAACCTCTTTTGTAATCTTTTTCTGTACCTTTTTCTCTTTTCCTGTTTTTTCATCTACAATGGTCTCTTCTACAACTTCAACAACTTTTTCTTTAATAGTCTCTTCAACCTCTTTCGTTTTCGTTGTCATTAGTGAATCAAGATATTCAGCAATATATTTTGGAAGTTCTTCTCTTTGGGCAAACTCTTGCAAAATAAAGTAAAGCACAGCCTCTTCTTTGAGAGGTTTATGGTAAACTGGAACTACTGTTTTTCCAAGAGCTTCGATAATAGGATCTTTTATTGGATGAAAATAGATACCACCACCTTTATTCATCTTCACTGCATTGTTAAATGCATAGCGCACGCGAGGATTATCACTCTTGAGTGCTGTTCCCACTGATATGACAAAATTGCTTTCATGCACATCTTTTACTTGAGCACTTGGTAGTGATTTGCCGCTGTAAGAAGAGTAGTTTTCTAAAAATCTTTTAAATCGTAATGCATCCTCATTGAGAAGTTTATAGCCATATTTTTCTTTGAGTTTTTGCAAAATGAGCGCTTCTTCATTAGTAACATAGGAATCAAAAGCGATAGTATCAGCTTTTTTAAACGCTTCTAATGCACTGTTAAATGCCTTTTCATCTTTTTTAACTTGGCGGTTTTCAAAATCAAATCCAAATCTTCCTGCCCCACACAATGGTTGATAATGAAACTCATTTGTTACACGATAAATCTTTGGCTCAGGATTTTCAATAGAGGTGTGTTTTGTCTCATAGTAGAGATGACATGCAGCACTACAGTGTGCACATGCAGCTGGGATTTTATTAAGCTCCCAAGAGTTTGTCGTATAGTGATAATCTTCGCTTACTAAAGCACCCACTGGACATACACTGATACACTCACCACACCAGGTACAATCAAGCTCATCACCAGCTACTGCACCAATGATTGATTTTTGGAGCTTATTCCACATGGCGTATGCATCTTTTGGCATCTGCTCTTTCCATGATTTATCAAGTGCATCACCACCTCGTGGAACAGTTTTGAGTGCTGCATCACCTATCATATCTTTACACACAGTTACACAACGCTCACATACAATACACAAAGAGGAGTCATAATGGATAAAGTTCCACTTTTTCACTGGGCGATATGTATCGCGTATAGCATAGTGCTGTTCATCCACTCCCATCTCAAGAGTATAATTTTGCAGCTCACACTCACCACTTTGATCACACACACCACACTCAAGCGGATGGTTGACATCATACACTTCCATGATAGCGCGGCGCTCTTTAATGATATTTTCTGTCACTGTCACAATACTCATACCATCTTTTGCTTTAGCGTTACATGCATATACCTGCTTACCATCAGCTTCTACAAGACAAAGCCTACAAGCAAGTGTTGGTGAGCAGTTTGTCAAATAGCAAATAGCCGGTATAAATATACCGTTAGCTCTTGCTACATTGAGTACATATTCACCTGCAACCGTTTCACACTCTTTACCATCTATTGTAATTTTAATTTTCTCACTCATAGCTCATCTCTCTTTGTGATTTTTACTTTTTCATAGCGATATGAATCTTGCATTGCAAAATACTTCTCACCCATATCACTTACACCCAATAGTGCAATAGTCCCTTTGAGCTTTTTATCAATTTTAAATTTTTTATATATCTCTCCATGGCGTGAATGAATCACTACATGATCGCCATCTTCTAATTTCGCTGCTACACTAAACTGCTCAGAGCCTACTAAATCGCACTCCCATGCAAGCTGATGCGCTTTGTTCGTAAAAGGGCTAAACTGTAAAACAGGTTCACATCTATAGATTACTGTACCATTAAATTCTGGCAACTCCTCTATTGGCTCTGCATTTTTTCTTGATAGATTCACTTTTTGTATCTTTAATACATACCCTCTTTGCTCTGTCCCATCATTCAAAAACTCATTTGGCAAGTCATCAAATGCAACTTCTTGATACCCTTTTTCTTGCGGAAGCTCCTGGGTAAACTCTATTGTATACTCTTTATCACTCACTCCCAAAGCTCGTGCTATATCATTAAGTACATACCCCTCATATGGCAATGCAACATTTGTTGGTACTACTCGCTTATCGATATTTGTAAATGTACCCTCTTGTTGATTGAGTGCTGGCATATCAAGATCCCCATCTCCCAAAGCACTCAATGTAAAATCGCCTTTTATGTTATAGCCTATTGTATACTCCCCTGCCTCATCATCAAGTTCACATATTAATGCTACTCCCAAGCTATTTGTCTTTGGTGGTATAAGCATCACTTGAAAATCTGTAAATCTCTCTATTATCCCAGCCAACTTCGCTATATTCTCTGCCCTCGGATGAGTGTAGAGATCCTCGCCAAGAATGAGTGTAAAATTTGTTTCACGTAAACGTTTTTTTCTTTGCAGCCTTGCAATAATTTCACCAATCTCTTCTTCACCTACGCTTGACTCTGCACTCAAGTAGCCAATATCGAGACTTTCAAACCACTTTTTCCCTACTTTTTTCTTTGCTTCATTATCAAGCAATGCATCAAGTAGCATCGCCAAGACCGCTTCTTCACTTCCCACTTCATATTTGACAAATTTTGTCACAATAGGTTTAAGAAGATCATCTTCAATCGGATGCATATTGATAATTTCAGCTTTACGATGTTTATGAGCAACAGTATAAGCGTAGCGTACAGCAGGATTGTCTGAAGAGCTAAATGTTCCAAGAAGTATAATAAAATCACTTTTCTTTATACTTTCTAAATCTGCTGTATAGAGGCTTTTCCCACTATAAGATCCGTAGTTTTGTAAAAATTTTTGATATGCACGTGCCTCTTTATTAATGAGCTTATAACCAAATTTCTCTTTCAATTTTTGCAAAATGAAGGCTTCTTCATTGGTAATGAAAGAAGTAAACTCTATGGTATCTGCTTTTTGAAAAGCTGCTATTGCATTTTCGAATGCTTTTTCATCTTTTTTTGCTCTATTTTCAAAATCAAATCCAAATCTACCTGCACCACAAAGCGTTGCAAATTCAAACTCATTTTTTACACGATAGATTTTTGGATCTGGGTTGAATATAGAATCGTGCTTAACTTCATAATAGAGATGGCAAGCTGCACTACAATGCGCACATGAAGCTGGAATACGTCTGAGTTCCCAAGCGTTTGAAGTGTATTTGAAATCTGAGCTAATAAGAGCTCCAACAGGACATACCGCTATACACTCTCCACAAAAAGTACAATCGAGAGTTTCGGCATTTTTTGGAATGATATGTGATTTATATCCCCCAAAGTAGATATCAATCGCATCATCACCTATAACTTCGTTGCAAACATGCACACACTTTTCGCACAATATACAAAGACTTGGATCATACTGGATATATTTCCAATATTGTATAGGACGATACTGATCTTTTGCTGTAAATTCTTGTGAACCAACGTTAAATTCCAGAGTTTTATTCTGCAGATCACACTCGCCGCTTTTGTCACATACACCACACTCTAGTGGATGGTTGACATCATAGAGCTTCATAATATTTTGTCTATGCTCATACAGCTCGGGCGAGTTAGTTATTACATTAATATCTGGTGTTACAGGAGTTTGACAACTCAGTACAAATCCATCCACTCCCTCAACCTCTACAACACAAAGTCTACATGACTCAATTGGCTTCACTTTTGAGAGATAGCACATTGTAGGGATATAAATGCCTTCCCTTCTGGCTACCTGTAAAATAGTTTCGCCCTTTTGTGCTACAACCTCTTTGCCATCTATATAAAATTTCACCATCATCAGCCCTTACACTGCAACCATTGCTATATAATAACACCGCATGCATCGCTCTGCTTCGGCGATCGCTTGCTCTTGTGTAAAACCGAGATTGACCTCTTCATTTGTATATTTACGTTCATCAACTGTGAGTTTTTCGCTCACTTGGCGAGGAATTCCAGGCAGCCAGCCTCGAATCTTCTCTTTTTTATCATAAACTTTGAGTGCTCTGAGATGATCTTCCATAATTTCCTCATCAGTTAAACTCACCTCACCTGTGAGAACATATCTGCTTATAACACTTGCAGCTCTCTTTGCCTGCCCCACAGCGTTAACAATTGTCATTGGGCCATATTCGCAATCACCTGCTGCAAAAACGCCTTTACGTGAACTCATATAGGTTTTACCATCTGTTTTTATTGTACCCCAACTTGTAAGCTCTATCTCCCACTCTTCTGGAAGGTGTGAGAGATCTGCACTCTGGCTTACTGCAGGCACCAGATAGTCACACTCAATAGTAAAATCTGCACCCTCAATTTTTTGTAGTTGCGGCCTTCCACCGTTTGGATCAGGGATGAGCTCAAAGCGGTTAACTTTTAATGCTTTGAGATTATCATTTTCATCAGTAATAATCTCTTCTACTGCAGAGTAAAATATAAATTCAACTCCCTCTTCTACAGCTTCATGGTACTCTTCATATGTTGTGTTACGAATAATTGTAGCTTCATCACGGCGATAGAGCATAATTACTTTTTTCGCATTAGCTCTTACCGCACAACGTACAACGTCCATAGAAGTAAATCCCCCACCAACACACACAAGGGTTTTTCCAGTCAGATCCACATACTCTTTATCGAGATGCTGCTGTTTTCTAATCTCCTCAGGGACTGGTATTCCATACTTCACATAGAGATTGATACAGTCAAGAAAGTTAATAGCCGGCCAGTATCCTTTGATTTCTGGGCGCTCATTTTTTGCTCGCACTTTTTTACTAATTCTCGTTCCAGTGGCAACCAATATAGCATCATACTCTTTTTCAAATTTTCTCATATCCTCAGCAGTAACGCGTTTACCTGTGATAAACCGCACACCTTCAAGGGAATGAACCGCTTCGATATCTTTGTTGTATTTATCAACAGGCATACGATACTCTGGTACCCCAACAGCAACTTCGCCACCTAGTACCGGTAACTCTTCATATACATCGCATGCTACACCTTCAAGCGCCATATAATATGCACCTGCTAATCCTGCAGGGCCTGCTCCAATGACAGCAACCTTTTTGCCATTAAGCGGCTTTTGCTCCTTTGGATGAAGCCAGAAAAGACCATGCTCATCCTCAAAATCAGCCCCAATTCTTTTGAGTTCCATAATAGAAATAGGCTCATCAAGATTGGCT
The Nitratiruptor tergarcus DSM 16512 genome window above contains:
- a CDS encoding NADH-quinone oxidoreductase subunit G translates to MVKFYIDGKEVVAQKGETILQVARREGIYIPTMCYLSKVKPIESCRLCVVEVEGVDGFVLSCQTPVTPDINVITNSPELYEHRQNIMKLYDVNHPLECGVCDKSGECDLQNKTLEFNVGSQEFTAKDQYRPIQYWKYIQYDPSLCILCEKCVHVCNEVIGDDAIDIYFGGYKSHIIPKNAETLDCTFCGECIAVCPVGALISSDFKYTSNAWELRRIPASCAHCSAACHLYYEVKHDSIFNPDPKIYRVKNEFEFATLCGAGRFGFDFENRAKKDEKAFENAIAAFQKADTIEFTSFITNEEAFILQKLKEKFGYKLINKEARAYQKFLQNYGSYSGKSLYTADLESIKKSDFIILLGTFSSSDNPAVRYAYTVAHKHRKAEIINMHPIEDDLLKPIVTKFVKYEVGSEEAVLAMLLDALLDNEAKKKVGKKWFESLDIGYLSAESSVGEEEIGEIIARLQRKKRLRETNFTLILGEDLYTHPRAENIAKLAGIIERFTDFQVMLIPPKTNSLGVALICELDDEAGEYTIGYNIKGDFTLSALGDGDLDMPALNQQEGTFTNIDKRVVPTNVALPYEGYVLNDIARALGVSDKEYTIEFTQELPQEKGYQEVAFDDLPNEFLNDGTEQRGYVLKIQKVNLSRKNAEPIEELPEFNGTVIYRCEPVLQFSPFTNKAHQLAWECDLVGSEQFSVAAKLEDGDHVVIHSRHGEIYKKFKIDKKLKGTIALLGVSDMGEKYFAMQDSYRYEKVKITKRDEL
- a CDS encoding FAD-dependent oxidoreductase gives rise to the protein MSKVYFSCWKDELIDNRGKPQEEWAESAYNFPVNYNIDLASKAFIGWAGFALFDEDVDVVKLATEYAAQYQIYSEACGRCAPGRWGGRILYDLFDKIARGEGEESDVEHLKEVSRTMMETSKCEIGRTVPKPLLDILTHFSDEIYDLITNKKPSKYYNNPEISYIAKVTAPCMDACPAHVDIPAYIEGVRDLRYDDSLKATRKTMPLAHTCGRVCPHPCEDECRRANLDEPISIMELKRIGADFEDEHGLFWLHPKEQKPLNGKKVAVIGAGPAGLAGAYYMALEGVACDVYEELPVLGGEVAVGVPEYRMPVDKYNKDIEAVHSLEGVRFITGKRVTAEDMRKFEKEYDAILVATGTRISKKVRAKNERPEIKGYWPAINFLDCINLYVKYGIPVPEEIRKQQHLDKEYVDLTGKTLVCVGGGFTSMDVVRCAVRANAKKVIMLYRRDEATIIRNTTYEEYHEAVEEGVEFIFYSAVEEIITDENDNLKALKVNRFELIPDPNGGRPQLQKIEGADFTIECDYLVPAVSQSADLSHLPEEWEIELTSWGTIKTDGKTYMSSRKGVFAAGDCEYGPMTIVNAVGQAKRAASVISRYVLTGEVSLTDEEIMEDHLRALKVYDKKEKIRGWLPGIPRQVSEKLTVDERKYTNEEVNLGFTQEQAIAEAERCMRCYYIAMVAV
- a CDS encoding NADH-quinone oxidoreductase subunit G encodes the protein MSEKIKITIDGKECETVAGEYVLNVARANGIFIPAICYLTNCSPTLACRLCLVEADGKQVYACNAKAKDGMSIVTVTENIIKERRAIMEVYDVNHPLECGVCDQSGECELQNYTLEMGVDEQHYAIRDTYRPVKKWNFIHYDSSLCIVCERCVTVCKDMIGDAALKTVPRGGDALDKSWKEQMPKDAYAMWNKLQKSIIGAVAGDELDCTWCGECISVCPVGALVSEDYHYTTNSWELNKIPAACAHCSAACHLYYETKHTSIENPEPKIYRVTNEFHYQPLCGAGRFGFDFENRQVKKDEKAFNSALEAFKKADTIAFDSYVTNEEALILQKLKEKYGYKLLNEDALRFKRFLENYSSYSGKSLPSAQVKDVHESNFVISVGTALKSDNPRVRYAFNNAVKMNKGGGIYFHPIKDPIIEALGKTVVPVYHKPLKEEAVLYFILQEFAQREELPKYIAEYLDSLMTTKTKEVEETIKEKVVEVVEETIVDEKTGKEKKVQKKITKEVPKKVKKKIEYQVSKLYEMIDAPEDLMEKLKKVLAKKEKAALILGEDLYTHPRAENIAKLAGIIERFTDFQVMLIPPKTNSLGVALICELDDEAGEYTIGYNIKGDFTLSALGDGDLDMPALNQQEGTFTNIDKRVVPTNVALPYEGYVLNDIARALGVSDKEYTIEFTQELPQEKGYQEVAFDDLPNEFLNDGTEQRGYVLKIQKVNLSRKNAEPIEELPEFNGTVIYRCEPVLQFSPFTNKAHQLQEHGKLYASETFLHEFDLKEGDKVNIQKDDITITVEVALDDKIGSGAYIGTFDKSIDIAPLFKGYRFTEVKLQKV